A portion of the Streptomyces sp. YPW6 genome contains these proteins:
- a CDS encoding C40 family peptidase — protein MSHTAHIPSHRKPRQRASKSALRAGVAGGFLSTIAVAGAAGPAQAEPVTQTIEMPTITDGLATAVAASAQATQQVALDLETQASEDAAAEKAAKTAKKAHAEAVRKDEARKKAEAAAKAKAEAEAEERAERASRTAERTTLSASSGSSDSGSSASAPSSSSSANVSGSAASIVAFAKAQVGDAYVSGGTGPNAWDCSGLVQAAYRTAGIDLPRVSQSQSTAGTQVSLDSLQPGDILYWGGAGSAYHVAIYVGGGEFVGAQNSSTGTVQRSLDYDRPTGAVRVL, from the coding sequence ATGTCCCACACCGCTCACATACCCAGCCACCGGAAGCCCCGTCAGCGCGCCTCGAAGTCGGCACTGCGGGCCGGAGTTGCCGGTGGCTTCCTCAGCACCATCGCGGTCGCGGGTGCCGCCGGTCCGGCCCAGGCCGAGCCGGTGACCCAGACGATCGAGATGCCCACGATCACGGACGGCCTCGCCACCGCCGTCGCCGCCTCCGCTCAGGCCACCCAGCAGGTCGCCCTCGACCTGGAGACGCAGGCCAGCGAGGACGCCGCCGCCGAGAAGGCCGCGAAGACGGCCAAGAAGGCCCACGCCGAGGCCGTCCGCAAGGACGAGGCGAGGAAGAAGGCGGAGGCCGCCGCCAAGGCCAAGGCCGAGGCGGAGGCCGAGGAGCGCGCCGAGCGCGCCTCCCGGACCGCCGAGCGCACGACGCTCAGCGCCTCCTCCGGCTCCTCGGACTCCGGCAGCTCCGCCTCCGCCCCCTCGTCGTCCTCCTCCGCGAACGTGAGCGGTTCCGCCGCCTCCATCGTGGCGTTCGCCAAGGCGCAGGTCGGCGACGCGTACGTCTCCGGCGGCACCGGCCCGAACGCCTGGGACTGCTCGGGCCTCGTGCAGGCCGCCTACCGCACGGCGGGCATCGACCTGCCGCGCGTCTCGCAGTCGCAGTCGACCGCCGGCACCCAGGTCTCCCTGGACAGCCTCCAGCCCGGCGACATCCTGTACTGGGGCGGCGCGGGCAGCGCCTACCACGTGGCGATCTACGTCGGTGGCGGCGAGTTCGTCGGTGCGCAGAACTCCAGCACCGGCACGGTGCAGCGCTCCCTGGACTACGACCGGCCGACCGGCGCGGTCCGCGTTCTCTGA